The Pseudomonas chlororaphis subsp. piscium genome contains the following window.
ACAGCCCCAGCCCGGGCGTGATCTACCCGACCCTGACCTTCCTCGAAGAGAGCGAATTGATCAGCGGCGACGCCGAAGGCGGGAAAAAACGCTACAGCGTGACCGAGGCCGGTCGTCTGTCATTACAGGACCAGGCGATTGCCCTGGACGGCGTGCGCATGCGCATCGACGTCAGCAAGCGCTCGTTGCGCGGCCATGATCGTCCGGCGGAAATCCACGAGGCAGTGCACAACCTGCGCCACGCCTTGCAGATGCACCACGGCCGCTGGAACCCGCAAGAAATCGTGCGGGTCCGCGACCTGCTGAACAACACCGCCCGCGCCATCGTCGACGGCCCGGCCACCCCTTCTGCTCAGGAGTCAGCTGAATGACCGCAGACAACTCGCCATCGATTCATCGGGTCAGCCATGAAATCAAACGCCGCCGCCTGGAAGTGCTGCGGGTGGTGGACCTGACCCCGCGCATGCGCCGCATTACCCTGGGCGGGCCGGAACTCGCCGGCTTCATCAGCCTGGGCAGCGACGACCATATCAAGCTGCTGTTCCCGCAGAACGCCGAACAGCAGGCCGCCCTGGAAACCCTGGTGCTGGGCCCGGGCAAGGACAACGGCGCGATGCCGGCCATGCGCGACTACACGCCACGGCGCTACGACCTGGACATCGGTGAGCTGGATATCGACTTTGTCCTGCACGGCGACGGCCCTGCCTCGACCTGGGCCGAGCAGGCCAAGCCCGGCCAGTTCCTGCATATCGGCGGCCCCCGCGGCTCGATGATCGTGCCGGACATCTTCGACAGCTACCTGCTGATCGGCGATGAAACCGCACTGCCGGCCATTGCCCGGCGCCTGGAAGAGTTGCCGGCCGGACGCCGGGTGCTGGCGGTGATCGAGATCCAGGATGCGGCCGAGCGGCAAGTGCTGGAGAGCGCGGCGCAGATCGAAGTGATCTGGGTCGAGCGCGACGGCGGCCAGCAGGACCTGATCAGCACCGTGCGCGGGCTACAGGTACCGAGCGGCAAGCTGTACGCCTGGGTGGCCACGGAAAGCAAAGTCTCGCGGCAGATTCGCCGGGTGCTGCTGGACGAGCACCGACTCGACGACGAGTTCGTGAAGGCCGCCGGTTACTGGCGCCTGGACAGTAGCGAAGAAGAATAAAAACGGCGGCTTTGCCGCCTATCGCGGGCAAGCCTCGCTCCTACACGATTGCGCTTGTCTGTAGGAGCGAGGCTTGCCCGCGATAACCTTCAACCAGACGACACCGAACCCAAGGTTCGCCCCCGCCACCGATCAACACCCACCAGTACCAACGCCACCAGCACAAACCCCGCCAGAACCCCCAACGCATTCACGAACGCCTGCGCATAGCCCAGCTTGTCCACGTCGACAAAAGGATAGGGATACAGCCCCAGCACATGCCCGCGCAGCAGGACATAGGCGAAGTACAGCAGCGGGTAAAGCATCCACCCGGCGACATGCCGCAACCCCAGGCGTCCCTTGGGCACGCAGCACCACCAGTAGACGAGAAACAGCAACGGCATCACGTCGTGCAGCAACTCGTCCGCCACCCACTGCCAGCCCTGGGGATGCCACAGGTGACGCAGCAACAGGCTGTACGCCAGCCCCACTACCAAAATGCTGACCGCGATGCCGCTGCTGACCCAGGGTTGCAGAAAGAACCGCTGCCCCCGTGAGCTGCGCAGGTTCAGGGCACAGGTCAGCACCACCGCCACCAGGGTGTTGGTGAGCACGGTGAAAAAACTGAAAAAATTGATCAGCCCGCCCAACAGGCTGGCGTCCACCGTCCAGCGCAGATGAAGGATCAGGTACAGCTGGATCGTCAGCCCCGCCCAGCCGAGCAACGCGGCCAGCGCGGTGAACAGCCGTTTGCCGCCTGAAGGAAAAACCGGCTCGACAGCCATCGAATGTCCTTAGAGCGGGCGTTTGGTGCGCTGCAACTTCACGTACAGCTGCTCGACTTTCTCCCGCGCCCAGGGCGTCTTGCGCAGAAAGGTCAGGCTCGACTTGATGCTCGGGTCGCTCTTGAAGCAACGGATATCGATGCGCTCGGCCAACCCCCGCCATTCGTAATGTTCCACCAGCGCCTTGAGGATCTGTTCCAGGGTGACGCCGTGCAGCGGGTCGTTGTTCGTTGCAGTCATGCCGGGCCTTTGAGCAAGAGAAAAAGGAAGTCGCGCACCTTAGCCGAGGGTTCGATCCGGTGGAAGGGTGGATGCGGATCTTGAGTAACTGTAGGTGAGATCCCGCGCGCCGGTGAACCCGTAGGAGCGAGGCTTGCCCGCGATGAACGATGGCGCGTCGCTTCTGATAACCGGCAGCGCCTGCATCGCGGGCAAGCCTCGCTCCTACAGAAAAGGGACGCTGAAAAAGTTCCTTCCTTTTCGCGCCAAAAGAGATGTTATATTGTATCAATAAAAAACAAACCCCTGATCCAGACACCTCGCCGTGTCACGCCTGTTCTCTTTTGACTCAAAGCGCGCTGTCCTGCGCTGCCAAGGAATGACCGATGTCCCTCTCTGCCCACCGCCCTTCTCGCTCTCTACTCTGGCGTCTTAGCCCTTTGTCCGCCGCCTTGCTGTTCGCCTCCCAGGCCCACGCCCTGGAGCTGCAACCGCAGGTCATCACCGCCAACCCCCTGGGCAGCCAGCAAACGGCAGCGCCGAGCACGGTACTGGAAGGCGACGACCTGACCCTGCAACAGCAAGGCAGCCTCGGCGAAACCCTGAATAAGCAGCCGGGCGTGTCCTCGTCCTACTTCGGCCCGGGCGCCAGCCGGCCGATCATTCGCGGCCTGGATGGCGATCGCATTCGCCTGCTGCGCAACGGCGTCGGCGCGCTGGATGCTTCGTCGCTGTCCTACGACCATGCCGTGCCGCTGGACCCGGTCAACGTCGAGCGCATCGAGATCGTCCGCGGCCCGGCCGCCCTGCTGTATGGCGGCAGCGCCATCGGCGGCGTGGTCAACACCTTCGACAACCGCATCCCCACCGAGGCCATCGAGGGCATCCAGGGTGCCGGTGAATTGCGTTACGGCGGTGCCGACACCACCCGCAGCAGCGCCGGCAAGCTGGAAGCCGGCAACGGCACCTTCGCCCTGCACCTGGACGCCAACTCGCGGCAGTTCAACGACCTGAAAATCCCCGGCTACGCCCGCAGCCGCCACGCCCCGGCGAGTGAAGACGGCAACGGCAAGAAGGGTCGCCTGGGCAACAGCGACGGCCGTCAGGACGGCGGCGCCATCGGCGGTTCCTACACCTGGGACGACGGTTACGCCGGGCTGTCCTACAGCAACTACGACTCCAACTACGGCTCGCCCGCCGAAGAGGACGTGCGCATCCGCATGAAGCAGGATCACTACGCCTTCGCCTCGGAACTGCGCAACCTCGACGGCCCCTTCAGCTCGCTGAAGTTCGACGCCGGCTACACCGATTACGAACACCGCGAAATCGAAGGCGGCGAGACCGGCACTATCTTCAAGAACAAGGGTTACGAAGCCCGTGTCGAAGCCCGCCACCAGCCCCTCGGCCCGCTCAATGGGGTGATTGGCACCCAGGTCAGCCGCAGCGAGTTTTCCGCGCTCGGCGAAGAGGCCTTCGTGCCGCAGACCGATACCGACAGCGCCGCGCTGTTCATCCTCGAAGAATTGCAGGCCACCGAGCGCCTGAAACTCAGCCTTGGCGGGCGCCTGGAGCACACCCGCGTCGACCCGGACAGCAAAGGCAACGAACGCTTCAGCCAGGCCGACAGTTCCAGCAGCTTCACCGCCGGCAGCCTGTCGTCCGGCGCGGTCTATACCCTGACGCCGGTCTGGTCCGTGGCCGCCACCCTGGGCTACACCGAACGCGCCCCGACCTTCTACGAGCTGTATGCCAACGGCGCCCACGTGGCCACCGGCACCTATGAAGTCGGCGACGCCAACCTGTCGAAGGAAAAAGCCGTGTCCAGCGACCTGGCCCTGCGTTTCGACAACGGCACCCACAAAGGCAGCGTCGGGGTGTTCTACAGCCACTTCTCCAACTACATCGGGCTGCTCGGCAGCGGCCGCACCCTCAACGATGAAGGCGAGGAAGACGCGGGCGGCATGCCGGAATACACCTACTCCGGGGTCCGCGCGCGGTTTGCCGGTATCGAGGCCCAGGACCACTGGAAGCTCGGCGAAAGCGCCTACGGCAAGTTCGCCCTGGAACTGTCCGGCGACTACACCCGTGCCAAGAACCTGGACAACGGCGAAGCCCTGCCGCGCATCGCGCCGCTGCGCCTGAACAGCGGCCTGCTGTGGGAACTGGATCGCTGGCAGGCGCGCATCGATGTCGAACACGCCGCCAGCCAGCGTCGCGTGCCGGACAACGAAAGCGGCACCGACGGCTACACCACCCTGGGCGCCAGCGCCGGTTACCACTTCGACATCGGCAGCAGCCAGTGGCTGGCCTTCGTCAAGGGCGAGAACCTGACCAACCAGACCGTGCGTTACGCCAGCTCGATCTTGCGCGACATCGCCCCGGCCCAAGGGCGCAGCATCGAGGTCGGCCTGCGCACCACCTTCTGAGTCCCCCCACAATCGCAGCCTTCGGGCTGCGATTTTCCTCTCCGCCCCCTCCCCCTCAGAACCTGACTCCCACGGCATTGCGCAATCCCCAGCCTGTACCGCCAGGCCGTGACCGGGCAAAATGCGCTGCTTTATCTTTCCAAGGTTGCGTACCTGTCATGACGGCCTGAAACAGTGCCATCAACCCGTGACCTCCCGCAGAAACCGGATTTCCATCCAACAAAGGACTGACCCCTTGTTCAACCTCACACGCCCGTTCGCCGTGCTTTTGGCACTCACCCTCTCGCTTGACGCCGTCGCCCTGTCCCTTCAATCGGAAAAACGTGCAGATGGCACAACCGTGTTGCAGCTCACCAATGCCCCCGCGCCGGCACGACCACCGCAGCTCAATGAAGATCCGGCGGTTCGCGCAGCCCTGATCGACTTCATCGGCTACGCCACCGGCAGCTTCACCAGCGACGGCTCTATGATCGTGACGCAAGTACTGGATTCCCTCGATTCAGAGTTCTCGACGTTCGAGAAAGGTGTACCTGCCGGACGCAAAATGCTCACGGCCATGGATCACGATCATGGCGATGAACGCGCCGCGCTGCTGTTGAACGACAAGGGGCAGTTGATCGCCGTAGGCCTGGTGAATGGGCACTGCACCGTCAAATCAAGGACAGAGTCGTTGTCCTGCAATCCGGGCCCCGAAACCGTGCTGACCATCTTCCAGGCCAAAGACGCCCAGAAGAGCGACGCCGAGCCAATCATTGCCTGGAGCAAAGAGTTGCCGCCAATGGTCGCGTTCTGGGCCGAAAGTGAAGATCCCGAGACACGTGCCCTCGCGCAAAAGATTGCCACGGTCGAATACATCACCACCGACCCGAAAAAGGACTCTTGGAGCGCCGCGCAACTGCCCGCCGACTTCCCCAAGGCAATGCTTGCGTTGTTGCCCAAAAACTCCCACTTGGTGGGCGCGGGCGTCGATGGTTTTTTCACCACCCCGGGCCTGAAAGGCGCGCCGATTTATGGAGACTACGACGAACTGGCCGGCCGGCCGCGGCATGATTTCGAGGTCTTGTTGAAAACCTATACGCCGTTCTCCGAGGTCGTGAAGTTTTACCAGGAGCAAGCCAAAGGTGCCGAGTTACGCGCAAACGATGAAAAAGCCTTGATTGACGGTGTAGCTGGCGGGGGTACTTACAAGATTGAGATCAAGGATGAAGAGGAAGAAGGAACGTCCATCACCTTCTCCGGCTGGAGAAAAGAAGTCTGAACGTCCTTAGTTGAACCCGCATAACAACAGGAGCGAGTTATTCAAAGTAGAACGACTTGCCCCTGTTTGACCGGAAGAAGATTGACGGTAGTTCCATGCCGAATACCAACGGCTGAAAAAAACACACTGTTACCAAATCCGAAATGATTCATGTCACTAAAAGCGCTTTCTCTCCAAGAGGAGGCGCTTTATCCTTACGCCCCCAACGCTGAATCGATTTTTTTCCTTAAAACAGTGGCTACCGCTTTCGACCCCTGAGGTTCGCAACGCGCGATATCCCCTGTTTTTCTGACCTCTTATAAAAAGCCCTTACCTGACAACTTATGCCTAACTTCAAGCCTTTCAAAGACAGCGCTGTCTTTTACCCTTCCGCCAGCCACAAAGCCGTGGCCCTGCTCAGCGCCTTCGGCCTGGCCACCTGCGCCCAGGCCGCGCCGGCCTTCGACAGCGAGTCCCCCTGGATGCTCGGCGACTGGAACGGCAACCGCACCGAGCTGGCGAAAAAAGGCTACGACTTCAAGATCGACTTCGTCGGCGAAATGGGCGCCAACCTGCATGGTGGCTACGACCATGACCGCACCGCGCGCTTCAGCGACCAGTTCGCCTTCGGCAGCCACCTGGACCTGGGCAAGATCCTCGGCTGGAACGATGCCGAGTTCCAACTGACCATCACCAAGCGTGACGGCGACAACATCAGCAACGACCGCATCAACGACCCGCGGGTCGGCGGCTTCACCTCGGCCCAGGAAGTCTGGGGCCGCGGCCAGACCTGGCGCCTGACGCAGATGTGGTACCAGCAGAAATTCTTCGACCAGAAACTCGATATCAAGGTCGGCCGGTTCGGCCAGGGCGAAGACTTCAACAGCTTCCCTTGCGACTTCCAGAACCTGGCGTTCTGTGGCTCCCAGGTCGGCAACTGGGCCGGTAGCGTCTGGTACAACTGGCCGGTCAGCCAATGGGCGCTGCGGGTCAAATATCACCTGACCCCTGAGCTCTACGCGCAGATCGGCGCCTATGAGCAGAACCCGTCCAACCTCGAGCGCGGCAACGGCTTCAAGCTCAGCGGCAGCGGCACCCAGGGCACCCTGCTGCCGGTGGAGCTGGTGTGGACGCCGAAACTCAACGGGCTGCCGGGTGAATACCGCGCCGGTTACTACTACAGCAGCGCCAAGGCCAGCGACGTCTATAAGGACAGCAACGGCCAGCCGGCGGCCTTGAGCGGCGAGGCCTATCGCAGCAGTTCGAGCAAGCACGGCCTGTGGCTGGGCGCGCAACAGCAGATCACCAGCCTGGCCAGCGACCACTCGCGCGGCTTGAGCCTGTTCGCCAACGCGACGATGCACGACAAGAAGACCAACGCCATCGACAACTACGTCCAGGCCGGCCTGGTCTACAAGGGCCTGTTCGATGCGCGCGCCAAGGACGACATCGGCTTCGCCATGGCCCGGGTCCACGTCAACCCGGCCTACCGCAAGAACGCCGAAGCGACCAACCAGGCCAATCTCATCCAGGACTATGACAACCCGGCCTACCTGCCGCCCCAGGACACCGAATACAGCGCCGAGCTGTACTACGGCGTGCATGTCACCAACTGGCTGACCGTGCGCCCGAACCTGCAATACATCCGCCACCCGGGTGGCGTGGACAAGGTCGACGACGCGCTGATCGGCGGGATCAAGATCCAGAGCTCGTTCTGATGAGCCCTGGGGCTCGTTCAATCTGAATAAAACTGTTTTTCCCCAAACACTGCTGAACCATGCCCGCGCCTGATCGTCATCTACAGTGAACAAGCGCGGGACTACCTTAAACGTCACGGAGAACCACACTATGAGCACTGATGGTGCTTCAAGTCCGAGCCGCCTGCTGCCGAGCCTGCTCGGTATCTTGCTGCTGCTAATGGGCCTGGCCATGCTGGCCGGGGGGATCAAGCTGAGCATGCTCGGCGGCTCGCTGTACTACCTGTTGGCCGGTATCGGCCTGATCGTCAGCGGCGTGCTGCTGCTGGCGGGGCGTAGTTCCGCGCTGCTCGTCTACGGGGTGGTGCTGTTCGCCAGCTCCGTCTGGGCACTGTGGGAAGTCGGCCTGGACTGGTGGCAACTGGTGCCACGCCTGTCGCTGTTCTTTGCCCTGGGTGTGGTTCTGCTGCTGCCATGGTTCCGTCGTCCGCTGCTGCGCAACGGCCCGGCGCCGCTGGGTACCGCGGTACTGGGCGTGGCCGTGGTCCTGGCCGGTGGTGCCGCGATCAACAGCCAGTTCACCAACCCGGGCGAAATCTCGGGCGAACTGGGCCGTGAAAGCGCCGACACCACCAGCGCCGCGCCGACCATGCCCGAAGGCGACTGGCAGGCGTATGGCCGTACCGAGTTCGGCGACCGCTACTCGCCGCTAACCCAGATCACGCCGGCCAACATCGGCAAGCTGCAGGAAGCCTGGCGCATCCGCACCGGCGACATGCCGACCGCCAAGGACCCGGTGGAAATCACCAACCAGAACACCCCGCTGAAGGTCAACGGCATGCTCTATGCCTGCACCGCCCACAGCCAGGTGCTGGCGCTGGACCCGGACACCGGCAAGGAAATCTGGCGTTTCGACCCGAAAATCCAGGGTCCGAACGGCGATGACTTCCGTGGCTGGGCGCACATGACCTGCCGTGGCGTGTCGTACTACGACGAAGCCAGCTTCAACAAGACCGACGCCATCAGCACCCCGGCCAGCCTCTCGGCCGCCGGCCAGGCCATCGCCGCCAGCTGCCCGCGTCGCCTGTTCCTGCCGACCGCCGACGCGCGCCTGATCGCGATCAACGCCGACACCGGCAAGGTCTGCGAAGACTTCGGCAACAAGGGCGCCGTGGACCTGAAGGCCGGTATCGGCCCGTTCACTCCGGGTGGCTACTACTCGACGTCGCCGGCCGCCATCACCCGTAACCTGGTGATCATCGGCGGCCACGTGACCGACAACGAGTCGACCAACGAACCGTCCGGCGTGATCCGCGCCTTCGACGTGCACGATGGTCACCTGGTGTGGAACTGGGACGCCGGCAATCCCGACGCAACCGCTCCGCTGCCAGAAGGCCAGACCTACACCCGCAACTCGCCGAACATGTGGTCCCTGGCCAGCGTCGACGAGAAACTGGGCCTGATCTACCTGCCGCTGGGCAACCAGATGCCTGACCAGTGGGGCGGCAACCGCACCGCGGGCGCCGAGAAGTTCAGCGCCGGCACCGTGGCCCTGGACATCGACACCGGCAAGCTGCGCTGGAACTACCAGTTCACCCACCATGACCTGTGGGACATGGACGTGGGCAGCCAGCCGACCCTGGTGGACATGAAGACCGCTGACGGCATCAAGCCGGCGCTGATCCAGCCGACCAAGCAAGGCAGCCTGTACGTGCTGGACCGTCGCGACGGCACCCCGATCGTGCCGATCCAGGAAGTACCGGCGCCGGCCGGTGCAGTCGAAGGCGACCACACCGCGCCGACCCAGGCCCGTTCGGACCTGAACCTGCTGCCACCGCCGCTGGAAGAGAAAGGCATGTGGGGCGCCACGCCGTTCGACCAGATGCTGTGCCGCATCCAGTTCAAGGAACTGCGCTACGAAGGCCAGTACACCCCGCCATCGATCCAGGGCAGCCTGATCTACCCGGGTAACGTCGGTGTGTTCAACTGGGGCAGCGTGTCGATCGATCCGGTCCGTCACCTGCTGTTCACCAGCCCGAACTACATGGCCTTCGTTTCCAAGCTGGTGCCGCGCGCCGAAGTCGCCGCCGGCAGCAAGCGCGAAAGCGAAACCTCCGGTGTGCAACCCAACACCGGCGCGCCGTACGCGGTGATCATGCATCCGTTCATGTCGCCGTTCGGCGTACCTTGCCAGGCCCCGGCCTGGGGCTACGTGGCCGGTATCGACCTGACCACCAACAAAGTGGTGTGGAAGCACAAGAACGGCACCAGCCGCGACAGCTCGCCAGTACCGATCGGCCTGCCCATCGGCGTGCCGAGCATGGGCGGCTCGATGGTCACCGCCGGCGGCGTGGGCTTCCTCAGCGGCACCCTGGACCAGTACATCCGCGGTTATGACGTGAACAACGGCAAGGAACTGTGGAAATCCCGCCTGCCAGCGGGTGGCCAGGCCACGCCGATGAGCTACACCGGCAAGGATGGCAAGCAGTACGTACTGGTGGTCGTGGGTGGCCACGGCTCGCTGGGCACCAAGATGGGCGACTACATCATCGCCTACAAACTGTCGGAATAAGCCTTACCGGCGGTGAATGAAAAGGCGGCTACCTGCGGGTAGCCGCCTTTTTTTGTGGGTGGCGTTTGGGGGTGTTGCTTTGACCTCTCGCTCCTGCGTTGTTCGAGCTGACGTCATCGCGAGCAAGCTTCGCTCCTACAGAAGCAGGATCGTGGTGTTCCGCTCCGCTTCTGTAGGAGCGAGGCTTGCCCGCGATAGGGCCCACCCAACCACCACAAGGCTCCCGGACGATAACGACTCGTGTAGCCGCTGCCGAGCCCGCGAGGCTGCGACCGGCCGCGAAGCGGACGCCAAATCAGACAACGCGGTGTATCAGGCCGATGGGGGTACCGCCCTTGCGTCTGCTACGCAGACGATCGCAGCCTCGCAGGCTCGGCAGCGGCTACAGGCCAATGTCGATCCGAGATCGGTGTGGCAGTGGCTACAGCGAAAATTCCTACAACACGCGTCGACTCCTATCACCTTGTCCCGCCGGGCCCCGGACTCTATGGTTTGGCCTGTCACTGCCAATTCAGTGACAGGGCGTAGGAACCCTTTTGATGACCCTCGGCGCGTACGCGTCCCGACTGATTGCGGCCCTTTTAAGGTGTCCGTAAGATCAGCCGCGGCGGCTGTGCGCGGGCACGTTTCGACGTGGCCGAGTCCCTGGGTATTCGGTTCCTACCCCGCGCACGGCTGCCACCCAAGCCCGTAGGAAGGCTGTTGGCGGCTCAGATCCCTACCCGGAGCCAGTTCAATGAAAAAAGTCGTTCCCGATCCACCCGCCCTACCCACCAAACCCCGCCGCTACATGGCCCTGACCAGCAACGACTGCAGCATCCCCGCCTTGCTGATCGACACCGAGGCGCCCCTGGATGTGCTGCACGAAGCCGCCGCCCACCGCATCCGCGCCGCGATCCAGTTGCTGGAAAACATCGCCAGCGACGCCAACCTGCACAGCAACCCGGCGCTGCTCCAGGACTTCGCCCAGCTCTGCGTCATCCCCCTGCGCGATGGCTGCGACCTGCTGGACGTACTCGGCCGGCGCCTGCAGGAACAACTGCTGACCTGAACCTCGATCCGGGGCCGGCGACTCCAGCCGGCCCTGCGCCGACGCCCGTCCCCAGCCCAATAATTGCAAAGGGACATTAGCCCATCTGTGCTAATCGACCCTCCCCCACCCCGGCGATATAGTGCCAACCACTCACCCGCTCTTCTCAACACCGCCGCTCTGCGGTGTCGGGGCCGGCTGCGCCGTAGAAAACACAACAACGCCAAGGAAGAATCACCATGAACCTCCACCCCACTGCCCGTACCCTCACCCTGCTCGGCGGCCTGGTGCTCGCCCTGGGCGGTTGCGCCATTGCCAAACCCAGCAACG
Protein-coding sequences here:
- a CDS encoding PadR family transcriptional regulator → MREHHHPHREYGDGHDGFEKRPGRERGGRGPRVFAPGDLKLLLLALIAEQPCHGYDLIRQIEGMFDGAYSPSPGVIYPTLTFLEESELISGDAEGGKKRYSVTEAGRLSLQDQAIALDGVRMRIDVSKRSLRGHDRPAEIHEAVHNLRHALQMHHGRWNPQEIVRVRDLLNNTARAIVDGPATPSAQESAE
- a CDS encoding siderophore-interacting protein, whose protein sequence is MTADNSPSIHRVSHEIKRRRLEVLRVVDLTPRMRRITLGGPELAGFISLGSDDHIKLLFPQNAEQQAALETLVLGPGKDNGAMPAMRDYTPRRYDLDIGELDIDFVLHGDGPASTWAEQAKPGQFLHIGGPRGSMIVPDIFDSYLLIGDETALPAIARRLEELPAGRRVLAVIEIQDAAERQVLESAAQIEVIWVERDGGQQDLISTVRGLQVPSGKLYAWVATESKVSRQIRRVLLDEHRLDDEFVKAAGYWRLDSSEEE
- a CDS encoding Pr6Pr family membrane protein, producing MAVEPVFPSGGKRLFTALAALLGWAGLTIQLYLILHLRWTVDASLLGGLINFFSFFTVLTNTLVAVVLTCALNLRSSRGQRFFLQPWVSSGIAVSILVVGLAYSLLLRHLWHPQGWQWVADELLHDVMPLLFLVYWWCCVPKGRLGLRHVAGWMLYPLLYFAYVLLRGHVLGLYPYPFVDVDKLGYAQAFVNALGVLAGFVLVALVLVGVDRWRGRTLGSVSSG
- a CDS encoding VF530 family DNA-binding protein produces the protein MTATNNDPLHGVTLEQILKALVEHYEWRGLAERIDIRCFKSDPSIKSSLTFLRKTPWAREKVEQLYVKLQRTKRPL
- a CDS encoding TonB-dependent receptor, giving the protein MSLSAHRPSRSLLWRLSPLSAALLFASQAHALELQPQVITANPLGSQQTAAPSTVLEGDDLTLQQQGSLGETLNKQPGVSSSYFGPGASRPIIRGLDGDRIRLLRNGVGALDASSLSYDHAVPLDPVNVERIEIVRGPAALLYGGSAIGGVVNTFDNRIPTEAIEGIQGAGELRYGGADTTRSSAGKLEAGNGTFALHLDANSRQFNDLKIPGYARSRHAPASEDGNGKKGRLGNSDGRQDGGAIGGSYTWDDGYAGLSYSNYDSNYGSPAEEDVRIRMKQDHYAFASELRNLDGPFSSLKFDAGYTDYEHREIEGGETGTIFKNKGYEARVEARHQPLGPLNGVIGTQVSRSEFSALGEEAFVPQTDTDSAALFILEELQATERLKLSLGGRLEHTRVDPDSKGNERFSQADSSSSFTAGSLSSGAVYTLTPVWSVAATLGYTERAPTFYELYANGAHVATGTYEVGDANLSKEKAVSSDLALRFDNGTHKGSVGVFYSHFSNYIGLLGSGRTLNDEGEEDAGGMPEYTYSGVRARFAGIEAQDHWKLGESAYGKFALELSGDYTRAKNLDNGEALPRIAPLRLNSGLLWELDRWQARIDVEHAASQRRVPDNESGTDGYTTLGASAGYHFDIGSSQWLAFVKGENLTNQTVRYASSILRDIAPAQGRSIEVGLRTTF
- a CDS encoding carbohydrate porin, yielding MPNFKPFKDSAVFYPSASHKAVALLSAFGLATCAQAAPAFDSESPWMLGDWNGNRTELAKKGYDFKIDFVGEMGANLHGGYDHDRTARFSDQFAFGSHLDLGKILGWNDAEFQLTITKRDGDNISNDRINDPRVGGFTSAQEVWGRGQTWRLTQMWYQQKFFDQKLDIKVGRFGQGEDFNSFPCDFQNLAFCGSQVGNWAGSVWYNWPVSQWALRVKYHLTPELYAQIGAYEQNPSNLERGNGFKLSGSGTQGTLLPVELVWTPKLNGLPGEYRAGYYYSSAKASDVYKDSNGQPAALSGEAYRSSSSKHGLWLGAQQQITSLASDHSRGLSLFANATMHDKKTNAIDNYVQAGLVYKGLFDARAKDDIGFAMARVHVNPAYRKNAEATNQANLIQDYDNPAYLPPQDTEYSAELYYGVHVTNWLTVRPNLQYIRHPGGVDKVDDALIGGIKIQSSF
- a CDS encoding glucose/quinate/shikimate family membrane-bound PQQ-dependent dehydrogenase; the protein is MSTDGASSPSRLLPSLLGILLLLMGLAMLAGGIKLSMLGGSLYYLLAGIGLIVSGVLLLAGRSSALLVYGVVLFASSVWALWEVGLDWWQLVPRLSLFFALGVVLLLPWFRRPLLRNGPAPLGTAVLGVAVVLAGGAAINSQFTNPGEISGELGRESADTTSAAPTMPEGDWQAYGRTEFGDRYSPLTQITPANIGKLQEAWRIRTGDMPTAKDPVEITNQNTPLKVNGMLYACTAHSQVLALDPDTGKEIWRFDPKIQGPNGDDFRGWAHMTCRGVSYYDEASFNKTDAISTPASLSAAGQAIAASCPRRLFLPTADARLIAINADTGKVCEDFGNKGAVDLKAGIGPFTPGGYYSTSPAAITRNLVIIGGHVTDNESTNEPSGVIRAFDVHDGHLVWNWDAGNPDATAPLPEGQTYTRNSPNMWSLASVDEKLGLIYLPLGNQMPDQWGGNRTAGAEKFSAGTVALDIDTGKLRWNYQFTHHDLWDMDVGSQPTLVDMKTADGIKPALIQPTKQGSLYVLDRRDGTPIVPIQEVPAPAGAVEGDHTAPTQARSDLNLLPPPLEEKGMWGATPFDQMLCRIQFKELRYEGQYTPPSIQGSLIYPGNVGVFNWGSVSIDPVRHLLFTSPNYMAFVSKLVPRAEVAAGSKRESETSGVQPNTGAPYAVIMHPFMSPFGVPCQAPAWGYVAGIDLTTNKVVWKHKNGTSRDSSPVPIGLPIGVPSMGGSMVTAGGVGFLSGTLDQYIRGYDVNNGKELWKSRLPAGGQATPMSYTGKDGKQYVLVVVGGHGSLGTKMGDYIIAYKLSE